A genome region from Trichocoleus sp. includes the following:
- a CDS encoding histidine kinase has protein sequence MATTSCHIIVEGNPAIVYASRNGTPDKVLPLLHRFLETFWQERDISGEICDTPECLVAQIVVRFGFEICEDDYSNLKVGLGYYPDVQYLYSIGSDRQIQVWVPETAYQQDPSLGLKGCRALVLDAVLENG, from the coding sequence ATGGCTACTACTTCATGTCACATCATTGTTGAAGGAAATCCGGCGATCGTCTATGCCAGCCGCAATGGAACACCCGATAAGGTTCTGCCTTTGCTACATCGGTTTTTAGAAACTTTCTGGCAAGAGCGAGATATTTCTGGGGAAATCTGCGATACGCCCGAATGTTTAGTCGCTCAGATCGTGGTGCGCTTTGGCTTTGAGATTTGTGAAGACGACTATTCCAACTTAAAGGTGGGTCTGGGGTATTACCCCGATGTGCAATATCTTTATTCGATCGGCTCCGATCGCCAGATCCAGGTCTGGGTTCCAGAGACAGCCTATCAGCAAGATCCGAGTTTGGGGCTAAAGGGCTGTCGCGCCCTGGTGCTAGATGCGGTTTTGGAAAATGGGTAA
- the larB gene encoding nickel pincer cofactor biosynthesis protein LarB, with protein sequence MTSPEALRHLLHAVAQGNVTPDSALEKLKHFDFEPVDEFANIDHHRALRTGFPEVIWGPGKTPEQIVQIMQKMRRRNPVVMATRIEPEVYVQIQGRVPDLRYYRLARICAIVPPDLKPRFPGTITLLSAGTADLAVAEEAAVTAELSGFEVKRLWDVGVAGIHRLLSNRQMLTDADVLIVVAGMEGALPSVVAGLADCPVIAVPTSIGYGASFNGLAPLLTMLNSCAAGIGVVNIDNGFGAAVLAGQILRTGQKLQHKMI encoded by the coding sequence GTGACCTCACCCGAAGCTCTCCGCCACCTCCTCCATGCTGTTGCTCAAGGCAACGTCACTCCCGACTCTGCGTTGGAAAAGCTCAAGCATTTTGACTTTGAGCCAGTCGATGAATTTGCCAACATTGACCATCACCGGGCATTGCGAACTGGCTTTCCAGAAGTGATCTGGGGGCCCGGCAAAACTCCCGAACAGATCGTACAAATTATGCAAAAGATGCGTCGGCGCAATCCGGTGGTGATGGCAACCCGGATCGAACCAGAAGTATATGTCCAGATTCAAGGACGTGTTCCTGATCTGCGCTATTACCGACTGGCGCGAATCTGTGCGATCGTCCCGCCCGATTTGAAGCCTCGATTTCCCGGAACGATTACCCTCCTGTCTGCCGGAACTGCTGATCTTGCTGTGGCAGAAGAAGCAGCCGTGACCGCTGAACTGTCTGGATTTGAGGTTAAGCGTCTCTGGGATGTGGGCGTTGCCGGAATTCATCGCTTGCTCAGCAACCGCCAAATGCTTACAGATGCTGATGTGTTGATTGTGGTCGCTGGAATGGAGGGAGCGTTACCCAGTGTGGTTGCGGGACTTGCCGACTGCCCAGTGATTGCGGTGCCAACTAGCATTGGATACGGAGCAAGCTTTAATGGACTGGCTCCTCTACTGACCATGCTCAATTCTTGTGCAGCAGGGATTGGAGTTGTGAATATTGACAACGGCTTTGGGGCGGCAGTCCTGGCTGGTCAAATTCTCCGAACTGGACAGAAATTGCAGCACAAGATGATATAG
- a CDS encoding CU044_2847 family protein, with protein MLQLIPVQLDDGTLIYIEAIENSIPVHASEIEEDEPEEQQRSGGKGFVQDTLKTMRQGSLSLSAEDQALQSFKAVQSTIRAYTTYTLNAFRNMAAAEVQKVSLEFGVNVSGVSGVPYIATGTVGCNLKINVECTFPPRPPAAPASRPPAPPASPQA; from the coding sequence ATGCTTCAACTTATTCCGGTGCAATTGGATGACGGAACGCTGATTTATATTGAGGCGATCGAAAATAGCATCCCTGTTCACGCTTCTGAGATAGAGGAAGATGAACCAGAGGAGCAGCAGCGATCGGGTGGCAAGGGCTTTGTGCAAGATACGCTTAAAACAATGCGGCAGGGTAGTCTGAGCCTGAGTGCAGAAGATCAAGCTCTCCAGAGTTTTAAGGCAGTCCAGAGTACGATTCGGGCATATACCACCTACACACTCAATGCCTTTCGCAACATGGCAGCCGCAGAAGTACAAAAAGTGTCTCTGGAGTTTGGCGTTAATGTCAGTGGCGTGAGTGGCGTACCTTACATTGCAACAGGCACAGTCGGCTGCAATCTCAAAATCAATGTGGAATGTACTTTTCCGCCTCGTCCTCCTGCTGCCCCTGCTTCGCGTCCCCCTGCTCCTCCTGCTTCTCCGCAGGCATAA
- a CDS encoding amidase, with protein MNSVDLAFTSALDQARLIRSKEVSPLELVELYLERIERLNPQLGSFFTITADRALADAKAKTDQLMQADLAALPPFFGVPTAIKDLTPVADVPCSYGVKIIRKRIEMQDAGVVTRIKDAGFVLLGKTATSQIGSTPYTEPPGFPPARNPWNLSYTPGGSSGGSAAAVAAGLVPIAHGTDGGGSVRGPAFCCGLVGIKPARGRVSHAPVGDRLSGLATDGSLARTVSDAAALLDVMAGYTLGDPYWLPDPNPSFLAAADRSPGTLKIGYITQLPPLGQADPICVQAVLDTAKLLEGLGHSIEPIDLDFGDIAEPLVAVWQAGVDVGVPWIFLNRFNRWLLRRSRLRSSGRYLQAVSKMQAAARRIVAALSPFDAVIMPVFMHPTIRIGEWANLRSATTLEKIIHWVAPCPPINATGQPSIAIPTGFSPLGLPIGVQLVGRPAGEELLISLAAQIEQANPWSHHRPSIAVTTSP; from the coding sequence ATGAATTCTGTTGATTTGGCATTCACGTCTGCATTGGATCAGGCGAGGCTAATTCGTTCTAAAGAAGTTTCTCCTCTGGAACTGGTAGAGCTATACCTGGAGCGGATCGAACGCCTGAATCCTCAGCTAGGCAGCTTCTTTACCATAACTGCCGATCGCGCCCTTGCAGATGCGAAAGCCAAGACAGATCAGTTAATGCAGGCTGACCTCGCTGCACTGCCCCCTTTTTTTGGTGTCCCGACTGCCATTAAAGACCTGACTCCTGTAGCAGATGTCCCCTGTAGCTATGGGGTCAAAATCATTCGCAAGCGGATTGAAATGCAGGATGCTGGAGTTGTAACGCGCATCAAGGACGCAGGCTTTGTTCTGTTAGGCAAGACTGCCACTTCGCAAATTGGCTCGACTCCCTACACCGAACCGCCCGGATTCCCCCCGGCTCGCAACCCTTGGAACCTTAGCTATACGCCTGGTGGATCGAGTGGTGGCTCGGCAGCAGCAGTTGCAGCAGGGCTTGTACCGATCGCACATGGTACAGATGGTGGGGGTTCTGTGCGTGGACCTGCTTTCTGTTGTGGGTTAGTGGGAATTAAGCCTGCTAGAGGTCGCGTTTCTCATGCCCCAGTGGGCGATCGGCTGAGTGGCTTGGCGACGGATGGTTCGCTGGCTCGAACGGTTTCTGATGCAGCGGCATTATTGGATGTGATGGCTGGCTATACGCTGGGCGACCCCTACTGGCTCCCCGACCCCAATCCTTCGTTTTTAGCCGCAGCCGATCGATCGCCTGGAACGCTCAAAATTGGCTATATTACTCAGCTGCCGCCGCTTGGTCAGGCAGACCCAATTTGTGTACAGGCAGTGCTGGATACGGCAAAATTGCTGGAAGGATTAGGGCACTCCATCGAACCGATCGATCTGGATTTTGGCGATATTGCGGAACCGCTGGTTGCAGTCTGGCAGGCGGGCGTCGATGTGGGAGTTCCCTGGATTTTTCTAAACCGTTTTAATCGCTGGCTGTTGCGGCGATCTCGGTTGCGATCGAGCGGTCGGTATCTGCAAGCTGTCTCTAAAATGCAAGCAGCAGCTCGCCGGATTGTTGCTGCTCTGAGTCCGTTTGATGCTGTAATCATGCCTGTTTTTATGCATCCCACGATTCGGATTGGCGAATGGGCAAATTTGCGATCGGCGACAACGCTAGAAAAAATCATTCACTGGGTTGCACCCTGTCCGCCGATTAATGCTACAGGACAGCCCTCGATCGCCATTCCCACTGGATTTTCGCCCCTCGGATTACCGATCGGAGTACAGCTTGTTGGTCGTCCTGCAGGTGAAGAATTGTTGATTTCGCTGGCAGCCCAAATCGAACAGGCAAATCCTTGGAGTCATCACCGTCCCTCGATCGCAGTGACCACATCGCCCTAG
- a CDS encoding photosystem I reaction center subunit XI, translated as MVQAINAIDQSKDRPRDPRNKEVVHAASNDPQIGNLETPINASPLVKAYINNLPAYRQHLSPLRRGLEVGLAHGYWLIGPFYEFNPLRETEVGSLVALLSTIGLILISTLAISLYASSSPPQPTATLTTPNPPAELRTPTGWSEYASGFFIGGVGGAIFAYAIVSNIDLLKNVLNAAGF; from the coding sequence ATGGTTCAAGCAATTAACGCGATCGACCAGTCTAAGGATCGTCCTCGTGACCCACGTAATAAAGAGGTAGTTCATGCTGCCTCTAACGATCCACAGATTGGCAATCTGGAAACTCCAATCAACGCTTCTCCTCTGGTCAAAGCCTATATCAATAACCTGCCTGCCTATCGTCAGCACTTGTCTCCGCTGCGGCGTGGGCTTGAAGTGGGTCTGGCACATGGCTACTGGCTGATTGGTCCTTTCTATGAGTTCAACCCGCTACGCGAAACTGAAGTTGGCTCTCTGGTTGCTCTGCTCTCCACGATCGGCTTGATCCTGATCTCGACGCTGGCAATCTCCCTCTATGCATCCAGCAGCCCCCCTCAGCCTACGGCAACCCTGACCACCCCCAATCCTCCTGCGGAGCTGAGAACTCCTACGGGCTGGAGTGAGTATGCAAGTGGTTTCTTTATTGGTGGCGTTGGTGGCGCAATTTTCGCTTATGCGATCGTCTCGAATATTGATTTACTCAAGAATGTCTTGAATGCGGCTGGCTTCTAA
- the ilvC gene encoding ketol-acid reductoisomerase, translating into MARMYYDADANLDILAGKTIAIIGYGSQGHAHALNLKDSGLNVIVGLYPGSKSAAKAEAAGLTVKSVSDASAAADLIMILLPDEVQKTVYKEEIEPNLSAGKILAFAHGFNIHFAQVVPPADVDVIMVAPKGPGHLVRRTYEQGEGVPCLFAVYQDATGQARDRAMAYAKGVGGTRAGILETTFREETETDLFGEQVVLCGGLSALIKSGFETLVEAGYQPELAYFECLHEVKLIVDLIVEGGLATMRDSISNTAEYGDLTRGPRIVTDATRAEMRKILNEIQTGQFAREFVLENQSGKPGFTAMRRREAEHPIEEVGKDLRAMFSWLKKV; encoded by the coding sequence ATGGCTCGGATGTATTATGATGCTGACGCAAATTTGGATATATTAGCCGGAAAAACGATCGCCATTATCGGCTATGGCTCCCAGGGACATGCACATGCGCTCAACCTCAAAGACAGCGGTTTGAACGTAATTGTCGGTCTTTATCCGGGAAGCAAATCGGCAGCGAAAGCAGAGGCAGCCGGGTTGACGGTCAAATCCGTTTCAGATGCGTCCGCCGCAGCAGATCTGATCATGATTCTGTTGCCGGATGAAGTCCAAAAAACGGTTTATAAAGAAGAAATTGAACCCAACCTGAGTGCAGGTAAGATTCTGGCATTTGCTCACGGCTTCAACATTCACTTTGCCCAGGTTGTGCCTCCGGCTGATGTAGACGTAATTATGGTCGCGCCTAAGGGACCCGGACATTTAGTGCGTCGGACTTATGAGCAGGGCGAAGGGGTTCCCTGTTTGTTTGCAGTCTATCAAGATGCGACAGGTCAGGCACGCGATCGAGCGATGGCTTACGCTAAGGGAGTGGGCGGCACTCGTGCCGGAATCCTCGAAACCACATTCCGTGAAGAAACCGAAACTGACTTGTTTGGTGAACAGGTCGTTCTCTGCGGTGGCTTGAGCGCCCTCATTAAATCTGGCTTTGAAACGCTGGTGGAAGCTGGCTATCAGCCCGAACTCGCCTACTTTGAGTGCCTCCATGAAGTGAAGCTCATCGTTGACCTGATTGTGGAAGGCGGACTCGCTACCATGCGTGACAGCATCTCTAACACGGCGGAATATGGCGATCTGACTCGTGGACCTCGCATCGTCACTGACGCTACCCGCGCCGAAATGCGGAAGATTCTCAACGAAATTCAAACCGGACAGTTTGCCCGTGAGTTCGTTCTTGAGAATCAGTCTGGTAAGCCCGGATTTACCGCAATGCGTCGCCGTGAAGCAGAACACCCGATCGAAGAAGTCGGTAAGGATCTGCGGGCAATGTTTAGCTGGTTGAAGAAGGTCTAA
- the queF gene encoding preQ(1) synthase — protein MSSAAQPETISSETTNAAAAQLPEVKYGERLIAEGELITFPNPRPGRRYTIQISLPEFTCKCPFSGYPDFATIHIQYVPNERVVELKAIKLYINSYRDRYISHEESVNQILDDFVAACDPLEVTVKGDFSPRGNVHTVVEVTHQKQG, from the coding sequence ATGAGTTCAGCTGCTCAACCTGAAACGATTTCATCTGAGACTACAAATGCCGCAGCCGCGCAGCTGCCCGAAGTGAAGTATGGTGAACGCCTCATTGCAGAGGGTGAGCTAATTACGTTCCCAAATCCGCGTCCGGGTCGCCGCTATACGATTCAGATCAGTCTGCCTGAGTTCACTTGTAAATGTCCGTTTTCTGGCTATCCTGACTTTGCCACAATTCACATTCAATATGTGCCAAATGAACGGGTTGTAGAACTGAAAGCAATCAAGCTGTATATCAACAGCTACCGCGATCGATACATTTCGCACGAAGAATCGGTGAATCAAATTTTGGATGATTTTGTTGCTGCTTGCGATCCATTAGAAGTGACCGTGAAAGGCGATTTTTCACCGCGTGGGAATGTGCATACGGTCGTAGAAGTAACGCATCAGAAACAGGGATAG
- a CDS encoding ferritin-like domain-containing protein, producing MNLLTQALHLVGSGAVAYITAAQIRDPETRPNLLAGFQLAESGSVPFLKALSDRAAEEGDTWLSERLAAHAQDEQRHGQIFAHALKQLNKQVIDFKSLPQKQADGKPDERRRSPFFGEYYKGLDFKDLAPERIDWLVFMGSTYILELDACKDFVRMAKALPDDALSLNLQKGLLSIAKDEQGHAAYLREAMERRLSYAEAEALVDEWRTRKVNALLAMTTDLIQKGGKMTSLARDGVPNELSDAEKDLAIA from the coding sequence ATGAATCTCCTCACACAAGCCCTTCATCTTGTTGGATCTGGTGCAGTTGCATACATTACAGCAGCCCAGATCCGCGACCCCGAAACGCGACCCAATTTACTGGCAGGCTTTCAACTCGCTGAATCGGGTTCTGTTCCTTTTCTCAAAGCCTTGAGCGATCGAGCGGCTGAGGAAGGGGATACCTGGCTATCGGAGCGGTTAGCGGCTCATGCTCAAGACGAACAGCGCCACGGACAGATTTTTGCACATGCGCTGAAGCAATTGAATAAACAGGTGATTGACTTCAAATCTCTGCCGCAAAAGCAAGCCGATGGCAAACCGGATGAGCGTCGCCGCAGCCCGTTTTTTGGAGAATATTACAAAGGGCTTGACTTCAAAGACTTAGCACCCGAACGGATTGATTGGCTGGTGTTTATGGGCAGCACCTATATTTTGGAACTGGATGCCTGCAAAGATTTTGTGCGGATGGCAAAAGCACTTCCAGATGATGCACTCAGCCTCAATCTGCAAAAGGGATTACTCAGCATTGCCAAAGACGAACAGGGACATGCCGCTTATTTGCGAGAAGCAATGGAACGGCGGCTCTCTTATGCTGAGGCTGAGGCGCTGGTTGATGAATGGCGGACGCGCAAAGTCAACGCACTGCTGGCAATGACAACTGATTTGATTCAGAAGGGCGGCAAAATGACTTCGCTGGCTCGAGATGGGGTTCCAAATGAGCTATCTGACGCAGAGAAAGATCTCGCGATCGCCTAG